The genomic region TAATTTTACTCAGAGCTTCTcccataataataaaaagaaatGGCGAAATGGGGTCCCCCTAGTTGAGACATCttgaaaatgggaaaaaaataGATAGAGATCCATTAATCAGAACCCAAGTAATTAGGGGTGGAGATACATTAATTGACCAGTTGAACATTGGTCACAAAAGCCAAAAGACCAGAGCATCCTGATAAGAAATCGCCAattcaccctatcataagcctttagCAAATCCAACTTTAGCAAAAATCCACGTTTCTTATTAACCgagagagagtgaatattctcatgaaccgagacaatagaatccaaaatttgatgCCCCGAAACAAAACCATTTTCttgcttcaaaatcaaaatacgaAGAACCTTTTTCAGCTAGATAACCAAGGTTTTAGGAAAAACCTTATAAATTGAATTGCACAAGCTGACAGGTTTGAAATCTTGAAAACAACTAGCATATAGCTTCTTAGGAATCAACACAATGAAGTTGCATTGAGCTCTTTAAGGAGGGATCGGGAACCAAAAAATTCACTAGCCACATTCACAACATCCTCCCCTACAATGCTCTACAACAACTGGAAGTAAAACATAGGAAACCCATCCAGTCCCAGGACTATATTTCCTTCAAAGGAAAACACCGCCTCCCTGACTTCTTCCATAGAAGGAATTCTAGTAATTTGTTTGTTCATGGCTCGGGAGATTCTTTTCGGGATTTCTCTAAGAATCTCATCTTATGCAACCAAATCCCCCTGGCCTTCATTAtccaagagaaaataaaataagtgCATAGCTTCCGAACTCATCTCCTTCTGCTTTTCAATCTAGTGATTATTAACAAAAATCCTCTTAATTCTATTGGAAGATCTATGTTTAAGAGTGGTCATATGTAATAGTTTGGTATTCAGATCCCCATTTTTTAGCCAAATAGCTCTAGATCTATGTTTCCAGTATTTCTCctctttggaaataatatcatgAAGTTTAGTAAGAATTTCCACTTCTCTATCCATGATTTGGGGGCAATATCCCTAGCTTTGAATCTGTTGTTGAATATCATCAAATTCCCTCTTCAACTTATCTTGCATCTGAAAAATATTCCCAAAGGACGACTTGTTCCATTTCTGAATATTAGCTTTAACATTAGCTAATTTTTGGCCACTCTGTACATATtcgtaccttggacattgatatcCCACCATTCTATAATTTTATCATATAACTCAAGGTtatgggtccacattttttcaaacctgaAAGGGAAAGCCTTTCTCTTACCCAAAGAGGAGATACTCCAAACTATTGGGAAACCTAGTCAAAGCCAGTCCTAGATAAAGAATATATATTATAGGAGGAATCATTCAACTAATTAAGAGAAAGGATACCCCTATCCAATCTGACTTGGATAAGCTTCGAGCCACTACGTCTATTAGACTGAGTAAACTTGGAACCAAGTCTAGGTCAAGCAGTCCCAAAGAATTAATCATATCTAATAGGTCTGATTTGCACTCTTTAGAAATCGAGGCCCCAACCATCTTTGCTTGACATGAAATAGGGGTGTTAAAGTCCCCCATCATGATCCACTTCTCATTAGGGAATAGCTATCTAGAATTCACCAAAGAAGCCCAAAGAAGCAATCTGTCATTCTTACAATTAGGGGCATAAATAATGGAAATAATCCAAGAAGAAACCATCCATAAGTTTGTTAAATCTAGTATCAATATGGTTAGGATTGGTAACCACAATCAATCCTTAAATCACCCTGGGATTCCAAAAAGTAGCGATACCTCTTGAAGCTCCATCTACATCACAACAGTGAACACCACAATCTTTAAAAATTTCTAGCTTCATTTTCAAAAGTTTGTCAGATGGCATTTTAGTCTCTTGAACAACGAAAATCTTAGGTCTATGATCCCTCACCAAATTAAAAAGGAGATCATGCTTATGGGGGTGGTGCATTGTTATTGACTTTCACTAATGTtctttattaattttattattctaCATAATATATCTAAAGTgagatttgtttatttaattacttATAATAGTTGGTTTAATAATGTCTCTAGTGGGTTACTATCTTTGTTAGGTGAACTTAGACCTACTACTTGATATCTATTAATTAAATTTCTTACAATACTTCAACTTCTATTATCATGTTTGGATATTCTTAAGCTAATTATCTTCCTAATTTCTCCAATTTAAACATTCTCATCATTTCTAAAAATAATTGacatttctattctattttttatttactaaactaatttttatatattattaacatatattatttttttggtatCACTCATTATTTCTAAAAGATAGACGTGTAAATGAGAAACACATAAAAACATATATGAATAAGATGAATTATATAAAATGATCCATAAATAAAAAGTCAACTCcacttaaaaatatataatttatcaaATACAATTATATTCATATTATATTGAATTATTCAAAATCCAAAACTAAATAAGAATTGGATGGCTATGCAAATTTCGCAATTACTCTAGCAAACAAGTTTGTAATGGGATACAGGCAAAGCGCACAACCTTCATTAAAGAAAGCAATGCCTTAGTGGAGATAACGACAGATCCTTGGACAAGATAATCATCGATGAGAGAGCTCATCTCTGCTACGTTGCATTTTCGATATTAATCAGAAACAAGTTGACAAAAAGATAACAAGATTTAATTCCGCATCAACAATACAGATAATAAAGTTCTATGTTTGAATAAACAGGTGTAGAGTTCAAATTCGATTACAATCCTTTTCTCAACCGACAACATACTTTACACAGGTATATTGAAACTTTCAAGATAATATTTAGCGTATCCAAATTTTAAATGATAGAACACCAATTAAATGAAAGATCATCACATCCATAACCATTTTATTATCATGAGAGAGACCAAGTGCTCACACAGAGATATAGGAATAAAGGAGCATGATAACTACGATTACTataaaatatcagaaaaatccgAATTATTTAAGGgttgttttcttttgtttccatTTGTTTTCTTTAACTTAGAATGGGTAGAACCATTGAACACACGTAAACAGGAATTTAAAAACTCTCGATTATCTCGAGAAAAGAAACTTTACAGCAACTGATCATCTTTAGTGCAGGGTGTTGTAGGCGGTGGTAGAAACGTGTGGGCTATTGCATTGTCAATTATGTTACCTGCCCTACTTGTCAACTACCACAATGAGGAAAAAAGAACTAAAAAAATTGGAAGCTACTATCTATCAGTGTCAGCTATGAGGAAGTATCAACTTTTTCAGCAAGAATAAATAGGCAATGCTCCCCCAAACTCTCTACGCCAAAGTTTCATGTATTATCGACTTTTGAGTCTAATTAATTAGGGCTGTTCGTACGTTGAGCTAAATAACATTCAATCATGAGGATTGATACTCTGGTTGCATGTCTTGCATGGATTTTCTTGTGTTTGAGTAACGTGAATGGGCAACTCAACTCGACGTATTATGAGAGTACATGTCCATTTCTATTGTCGACAGTGAAAGCTGCGGTGACGGCTGCAGTCGCCAGTGAAAAACGAATGGGCGCATCGTTGGTCCGCCTTCATTTCCACGACTGCTTTGTTAACGTAGGAATTTCAATTCTTCTCAACGTTTTCATCTCAATCTCCATCATTATCTATCTTATGTTGTTTCTTCATTAAAAACATTCCTTGCTTAATCTGGTTTCTCAGGGGTGTGACGGGTCGGTGCTATTGGATGACTCGTCGACCATAACTGGAGAAAAGACTGCGGTTCCTAATAACAATTCGCTCAGAGGATTCGACGTGATCGACACAATCAAATCAAAAGTGGAGGCAATCTGCAGTGGAGTTGTGTCTTGTGCAGACATTGTAGCCATTGCTGCTCGTGATTCTGTGGTCTCAGTAACTACTCTTCTTTAATTTCCTTCAAGCCCACGAATTTATTGGGtgtcatttttttaaaataattattccaAGAATCGATGTTTATTTGAAAAATATATGTCTATggtcaaattaaatcaaattacgTTTGAAAAATTGTGGTACGATACCATTTAAAGGACTTTTTTAGATTGCGTGAAACTTGTTTTCTTTTGTCATAATATTGGGAGTAAGGAAATTCTTTATGTTAGAAATGGGCTGATAATTTTTCAGGTTATTAATGAGAGAACGTAACTATTGAGGAAAACCATGGAAAATTAACATCCCACTTTGTGTGTGCTTTTGCTAGTTGGGAGGGCCATCATGGACAGTACAGCTGGGAAGGAGAGACTCATTAACAGCAAACCTAAGTGGGGCAAATAACGATATTCCAGCTCCTACACTAAATCTCAGCGGACTCATCTCAGCTTTCACTGCCAAGGGTCTTTCTGCCAAGGACATGATTGTGCTTTCAGGTAATTTTAAACATTCAATATGAATAATGAATAGTTTTTAATTTGGTCCTCTCTTGAGTCATAATTGAGGTGACTGAATAATGATGTTTAGGTGCTCATACGATTGGTCAAGCTCGTTGTACCAACTTCAGAAGCCACATCTACAACGAAACCAACATCTTGAGTTCATTCGCCACTTCCCTCCAGGCTAACTGCCCTTTCACTGGTGGAGACGAGAACCTGTCGCCCTTAGATCTCCTGACCCCCACTACATTTGATAACTATTACTACAAAAATTTAAGAAGCCAGCTGGGACTTCTTCACTCCGATCAAGAACTTTTTAATGGTGGTTCTGCTGATTCTCAGGTTACTACATATGGTAACAACCTGTTTACCTTCTTCAGTGATTTTGCCACTTCCATGGTGAATATGGGCAACATCGATCCCCTTACTGGTAGTAGCGGGGAAATCCGAACAAATTGCAGGAAGCCCAATTGAATGTGTCCTTCACAACTTGTATCCGGATTCTGTTCATAAGGAACTAAAATATCACAATAATTCCGGCAGACCATCTTTAATCTACGTTGTTAGAAAATATGTTAAACGCCATCTTAATGTAGTTCGCATGACAAGCAAGAATGATGTAAATTATTCGAAAGTTGGATAAGAGTAGACTCAGTTCAGCATCGTCAGCTTAAAAGAACTTTCTTAACATTTCTCTGCATTGTCATGgttcaaaaaaaatatattcagTTCTTTCTCTTGGTGGTGGTTGGGTGTTTACTTTATTGTTCTATTTCGTTAGACGCACAAAGTGGCTGCCAATTACATTTTGACGTGAGTATAGCGTTCGTCTAACCATGTTGACCCATCTCGACCACCGTTCCAAAGACAAGTCGTCTAGTCTGGATCTGTAATTTGATGGTCGGTCAGAATATTTAAAAGTCCCTGCCTATCTATGTGGACACTAATGTTTACACCGTACTGTTTGCAATTAATCCATTGTTCGGGAATCATCTGTGGAGTTTTCTCCTATGGTCTGTAGGACTTTGTTTTACACAAATAGATTTTGTTCTATTTTCTGATTGGCTGATATTATCCGGTGATCTTTGGCTTTCTTCATTTACAAATTCAGGAAAAAATCATTCTATCGATTTTTGGGTGGGTAGGTGGCATTTTGCAAGGTGGTTCAAGTGTCTTGTTTGTGGTGCAACATTTTTCATTTTCGTTTATTGTGAAAATTGGTTCAAAACTCTAGTAACTGGAAATCTTCTATTTTGTTTATTGTGAGCAGAATGAAGCAGAATTGTGGATAGATTCGAGAATGATATTTTCTTTGTAATGTTTGCACATTGTTGACTACATGACACACTATGTGTAGAATCTTGAGGTGAGTCACTTGCCATGGTTTCAACATCTGCTAACTTGATCCTGTGCATTTTGATTTTAAGTTTTGTGTATTTTGATTCCACTTTAAAGTAATTGTTTTGCCACTCTGGTGGAAGTTCATGTTCTAATCCAAAGCTCCTATTGGGGCATAGGAAGGTAGGACATGAGTAAAAGTTGTGGAGTTTGTCTTTACACCTGCCAGATGCATTTGCTTGAAATCTTTTTCTGCATTTCTTGGAATCATGGTATTGCATGAGCAAGGACAACTTTATCGTAACAAAACAAACTTTTGGGCTTTCAAAATTGATATTTGTTGATTCACACCAACCATTGTGACAGTTTCTCTATACATCAAGCTAGAGCAATCCCATATCTCATGCTAGTTGATCTTATAGTTCGTATAGTTGAAAAGTTGTTGAATAAATTTACTTCTAGACCTTTGTATTGACCATACTTGTATGTACATGATATCAAAAAAAAAAGATGTTGAACTATTGTTTACCTTTTGATAAAAACATTTTGAAGTTTTCAAGTAAATGCAAATGGTAGATGTAAATgtaaaataaaattgacaacctCTCTCATCACCCACCATGACGTACACATAAATGGGAGTTATCTAAAAGGGTATTGTTGACTACATGAAACAATTTGTATAGAATCTTGAGGTGAGTCACTCATCATGGTTTCAACATCTACTAACTTGATCGTGTGCATTTTGATTCCACTCTAAAGTAATTGTTTTGCCACTCTAGTGTAAGTCCATATCCTAATCCAAAGCTCCTATTGGGGCATAGAAAGGCAGGATATAGGTAAAAGTTGTGGAGTTTGGGTTTACACCTGCCagatgcatttgcttgaaagttttttcTACATTTCCTCGAATCATGGTATTTCATGAGCAAGGATAGCTTTATCCTAAGAAAACAAACGTTTGGGCTTTCAAAAGGGATATTTGTTGATTCACACCAACCATTGTGATAGTTTCTCTATACATCAAGCTAGAGCAGTTCCATATCTCATGCTAGTTGATCTTATAGAACCTATAGTTAAGAAGTTATTAAATAAAATTACTTCAGGGCCTTTGTACTGACCTTACTTGTATGTTCATGATATCATAAAAAAGATGCAGAATTATTGTTTACCTATTGATGAAAAGCTTTTGAAATTATCAAGTAAATGCAAATGGGAGATGTAAACAAAATTGACTACCTTTCCCATCATCCATCATGACCTACTAGTTGCATTTTCTTGAAATATTTTCCCACATTTCTTGCAATCATGGCATTCTAAGAGTATTTGCTTCAGATTCTTTTCCTATAAAAAGAATACTATTATTCTCATGTAACATATTTCCTATAAGCTATTAATTTAAGAGTTGTTGTAATATGTATTCCTAAGGATGTCAGAATATGCATGTAATATATTTTATGAAAAGCTTTTAAAATTCTCAACTAAATACAATGAATGATGTAAAATGGACTTGATTACCTTTCCCATCTCCCCTCATGATGTACCCTTAAACTAGATTTGTCTAACAAGGTATTTAAGTGTTGTTAAGGAATAATCAGAATTATTTTCTTTTATGGTACAAAATAATAGGAAACTATACATGCAAAAGACCTTGTACAAAATACATCCAATAGATATTAAATCAACTCACTATCTTCAAGCATTtagagaaaataaaatatttgggTTGTAATCCCCTCTACTACCAAAATATGCATAAATTAATTTTTTGTCCTTGTTTATCTATTAAACCAAATCATAGTCTTCAAACATGTAGAGAATAGAAAATATGTTGGTTGTGCTCCCTTGTCATACAAGAATATGTACAAATTAAATTTGTTTTTCCCTACCTATCTAAGAATAGACTAATGTTTCATGTGCAAATTTTTTATTGTATGGTTTGTAAGAATttcattatatatattatttttgggttattcttctatttcttGATTGGCTAGTGGTATTTTTGTTGGCCATTTTATTAGTTTCTTTAGTTACAAATCATTCTAGAAATAAATTAAAAAGGAGGGAGACAAATTTTTAGTTTTCCCACATTGTGTATACATGTCTTTTTTGGTGGGTACGTGGCATTATTCAATGTAGTTTGCATGCCTCATCTCTAGTACAACATTGTGCATTTTTGTATATTGTGAAAAATGACTCACAAATCTAGTAGTTAGAAAACCTTAGTTTTGTTTATTGTGAATAGAAGGAAGTAGAACCATGTAGAGATTGGagtaaaatattttctttttagaCTACACAAATTTTCATTTAACATATTTGGTATAAGTTTTTAATTAAGATTTGTTGGACTAGGTAGTTTGAGAGAAGTGAACTATTGCTTCATCAACAACTTAAAATATCATAGGCCAATATTAATCCACTACTTAGGAATCATTTGGGAAGCTTTATCCTATGGTTTGCAATAATTTCAATATATAAATTGATCTTTtttaatattcttttattttttgattGGCCTCTGGtatttttttgtggattttttatttcttcatttacAAATTATTCTGGTGACAAACATCAAAGGCTCTGTACTATGTATTTCTTGGGAAACATGGCATTATGCAATATACACTTCTTGTGTCGTGTCTTTGCTTCCACGATTTGCATACATGCCTAGTAGGATAGTTGCAATGAGAATATCGAAAATATTTAGGTGCTACACTTCCACCATTCATTTCTTAGGCCATTCACTTGTCTCAAGCTACGTTATCTTGGTAAGATCAGGATACCTAGTTCATTCCTTTAGCTTCATTTCTCCTATGTtagtttatttttatatgttttcatAATGAATTCAATCCGATATCTTCTTGTGTATAATAGTAACTATCCATTCTAGCCAACACCTAGCAATTCTTCTAATGTCCTTACAGGTTAGATGACTAATCCTACCCCTATGTCTCATCTTGGTTGTTTGTCGGACTTGTGGGACTTATACTAGAACAAACATAGGTAAAGTGTCTCTACCATACTATGACTGATTCAATATCATTGTTGTAACTTTCCtaaaatttgattgtaacttcTCAATTATGGTTGTTAACTTTCCATTTTGAAAAAATAGATATTTTACATATGTATTCTCTATGTACTCTATTGTAATTATCTTCTAttctttgttttgaatatataataTGTTTTTCACCAAATTTCATTTTTTATCAACTTTTGTTAAAGCATCCAAGAACCCATCCGATAAATACTACAATAGTAGATTATCAATCTAAGGATTCTAAGCATCTCCTAGAATGAGCAAGGCTAAGAAGCAGGTATTTTAAAAGTCTCATCACTCCTTAATTAGTGAGCCATGTCTTTTTCCTAATTTGTGTGGATAAgagatatattttaaatttatagtaCAATTTTTTTTGCActagaaataaatagaaaatataatttatCAGCCATATTATTGTTGGCATGCATACACAATGACTTTTTGCAGGTCAATTATCATGGAAGAAATCATCTTCAATTCTTCTATTCACAAGGTGGTCATTATAAATATGTACCTTAAACTGTAAGGTGGGGATATTGCATAATGAGCATGCCTCGTATATGTTTCATAATACATTGGCTCCTTTGTCTGAACAAAGACTAGCCAAGTTTATGTGAAAATGTTTGTATCTCTTA from Cryptomeria japonica chromosome 3, Sugi_1.0, whole genome shotgun sequence harbors:
- the LOC131037419 gene encoding cationic peroxidase 1, which produces MGASLVRLHFHDCFVNGCDGSVLLDDSSTITGEKTAVPNNNSLRGFDVIDTIKSKVEAICSGVVSCADIVAIAARDSVVSLGGPSWTVQLGRRDSLTANLSGANNDIPAPTLNLSGLISAFTAKGLSAKDMIVLSGAHTIGQARCTNFRSHIYNETNILSSFATSLQANCPFTGGDENLSPLDLLTPTTFDNYYYKNLRSQLGLLHSDQELFNGGSADSQVTTYGNNLFTFFSDFATSMVNMGNIDPLTGSSGEIRTNCRKPN